The following proteins are encoded in a genomic region of Streptomyces sp. NBC_01723:
- a CDS encoding DNA-methyltransferase — translation MTKPYWEDTDAGLALYHGDMRELLPQLELQADLILADPPYAETSLKWDRWPDGWLTTAAKHARSMWCFGSQRMFFDRLHEFRAEDWHLSQDVVGKDPDGQPVFGDVHFIWEKTVGSSAVADRFRRVHEHALHWYRGPWRDVHHEAQRERRHGRNQSTRRSGYKGPHLGTYNARSWADDGTRLLTSMIQTSGMRGKAIHPTQKPLKIAEPLIRYGCPPGGLVLDVFSGSGVGLEAARQSGRRCIAIEAREEYCERIARRLSEMPLFIAEPVPAAGARQDEEV, via the coding sequence GTGACCAAGCCGTACTGGGAAGACACGGACGCCGGACTGGCTCTCTACCACGGCGACATGCGCGAGCTCCTGCCCCAGCTGGAACTGCAGGCGGATCTGATCCTTGCTGACCCGCCCTACGCCGAGACCAGCCTCAAGTGGGACCGGTGGCCCGACGGCTGGCTCACCACCGCAGCGAAGCACGCACGGAGCATGTGGTGCTTCGGCAGCCAGCGCATGTTCTTCGACCGCCTCCACGAATTCCGCGCCGAGGACTGGCACCTCAGCCAGGACGTCGTCGGCAAGGATCCCGACGGACAGCCCGTCTTCGGCGACGTCCACTTCATCTGGGAGAAGACCGTCGGATCTTCCGCTGTCGCCGACCGCTTCCGCCGGGTCCACGAACACGCCCTCCACTGGTACCGCGGCCCCTGGCGCGACGTCCATCACGAGGCGCAGCGGGAACGCCGGCACGGCCGTAACCAGTCCACCCGGCGCTCCGGCTACAAGGGTCCGCATCTGGGCACCTACAACGCGCGGTCGTGGGCGGATGACGGCACGCGTCTGTTGACCTCGATGATCCAGACGTCTGGCATGCGGGGCAAGGCGATCCATCCCACGCAGAAGCCCTTGAAGATCGCTGAGCCGCTCATTCGCTACGGTTGCCCGCCCGGTGGCCTTGTCCTTGACGTCTTCTCCGGATCCGGCGTCGGTCTAGAAGCAGCACGGCAGTCCGGGCGCCGGTGCATTGCTATCGAGGCGCGTGAGGAGTACTGCGAGCGCATTGCTCGGCGCCTGTCTGAGATGCCTCTATTCATCGCCGAGCCTGTGCCCGCCGCCGGGGCGCGGCAGGACGAGGAGGTGTGA
- a CDS encoding HIT family protein, which translates to MTEQPCPFCEINAGRSPATFIHEWADAFAITPLKPVVDGHTLIIPKSHVTDFADDPDVTGVTARRAAQLCRELDLVHANLITSRGVHATQSVTHLHLHLVPRAENDGLALPWYSGRGGKRVHS; encoded by the coding sequence ATGACCGAACAGCCCTGCCCGTTCTGCGAGATCAACGCCGGACGCTCCCCGGCCACGTTCATTCACGAGTGGGCCGACGCCTTCGCGATCACCCCGCTCAAGCCTGTCGTCGACGGCCACACCTTGATCATCCCCAAGAGTCACGTCACCGACTTCGCGGACGACCCCGACGTAACCGGGGTGACCGCCCGGCGGGCGGCACAGCTCTGCCGGGAGCTAGACCTGGTGCACGCCAACCTCATCACCAGCCGAGGCGTGCACGCCACGCAGTCCGTGACGCATCTTCACCTGCACCTCGTGCCCCGCGCCGAGAACGACGGCCTGGCTCTGCCCTGGTACAGCGGGCGCGGCGGGAAGCGGGTGCACTCGTGA
- a CDS encoding LuxR C-terminal-related transcriptional regulator, whose translation MPSRELEVLKLMADGFTYEEIAEQLSIGVGGAKGAASRMMMRLGALNAPNAVFLAVQQGILPGRAKRRPGPPRQPLTPRQAEVLDAAADGASLTVVAARLGTKREQVAASLSGAYLRLGVHQHPRTERRAAAVAEARHRGLIPPAQQERAA comes from the coding sequence ATGCCGTCCCGTGAGCTGGAGGTGCTGAAGCTGATGGCCGACGGCTTCACCTACGAGGAGATCGCCGAACAGCTGTCCATCGGCGTCGGCGGAGCGAAGGGTGCTGCGAGTCGCATGATGATGCGGCTCGGCGCCCTCAACGCCCCGAACGCCGTCTTCCTCGCCGTCCAGCAGGGAATCCTCCCCGGCCGTGCCAAGCGGCGCCCAGGACCCCCACGGCAGCCACTCACCCCCAGGCAAGCCGAAGTGCTCGACGCCGCCGCAGACGGGGCCAGCCTCACCGTCGTCGCCGCTCGTCTCGGCACCAAGCGAGAGCAGGTTGCAGCCAGCCTCTCCGGCGCCTACCTCCGCCTCGGCGTCCACCAGCATCCGCGAACCGAACGCCGCGCCGCCGCCGTCGCCGAAGCCCGCCACCGCGGACTCATCCCACCCGCCCAACAGGAGCGTGCCGCATGA
- a CDS encoding SLOG family protein, producing the protein MTPYRVLVTGSRDWPAPETVWTALNDVRTETLLAGRPLIVVHGACPTGADLHAAQWADVASQFTRQVTAEHHPAQGHPTQNFGPWPEAGPRRNAYMVSLGADLCLAFAGPCTRPRCHRPRPHPSHGASHCARLAEAAGIPVRRSAA; encoded by the coding sequence ATGACCCCGTACCGCGTCCTCGTCACCGGCAGCCGGGACTGGCCCGCGCCCGAGACGGTGTGGACTGCCCTCAACGACGTCCGCACCGAGACGCTCCTCGCAGGCCGACCGCTGATCGTCGTCCACGGCGCCTGCCCGACCGGCGCCGACCTGCACGCAGCCCAGTGGGCCGACGTCGCCAGTCAGTTCACCCGCCAGGTCACCGCCGAACACCACCCCGCCCAAGGCCACCCAACGCAGAACTTCGGACCGTGGCCGGAAGCCGGACCTCGCCGCAACGCCTACATGGTCAGCCTCGGCGCAGACCTCTGCCTCGCCTTCGCAGGCCCTTGCACCAGGCCCCGCTGCCACAGGCCACGACCACACCCCAGCCACGGAGCCAGCCACTGCGCCCGCCTCGCCGAAGCCGCTGGCATCCCCGTTCGAAGGAGCGCCGCATGA
- a CDS encoding helix-turn-helix domain-containing protein: MNTTAAATEARVTTATIRTWCRRGVIAATKQAGRWIIDTTSLAARITIGAMRTRKANPVTINLAGTYTHADTTVTTTTKTRTRKTGYTWTTITGLAPLFADRLNAITDDGDRTATLIALTGSQITITDQIEEGPDEIVNGIAFLDQGRLRIKHQPTAAIPMDTVIDLAKQIRAQLAA, translated from the coding sequence ATGAACACCACCGCCGCCGCCACCGAAGCCCGGGTCACCACCGCCACCATCCGCACCTGGTGCCGCCGCGGCGTCATCGCCGCCACCAAGCAGGCCGGCCGCTGGATCATCGACACCACCTCCCTCGCCGCCCGCATCACCATCGGCGCCATGCGCACCAGGAAGGCCAACCCCGTGACCATCAACCTCGCCGGCACCTACACCCACGCCGACACCACGGTCACCACCACGACGAAGACCCGCACCCGCAAGACCGGCTACACCTGGACCACCATCACCGGCCTCGCCCCGCTCTTCGCCGACCGCCTCAACGCCATCACCGACGACGGAGACCGCACCGCCACCCTCATCGCCCTCACCGGCTCCCAGATCACCATCACCGACCAGATCGAGGAAGGCCCCGACGAGATCGTCAACGGCATCGCCTTCCTCGACCAGGGCCGGCTCCGCATCAAGCACCAGCCGACCGCAGCCATCCCGATGGACACGGTCATCGACCTGGCCAAGCAGATCCGCGCCCAGCTCGCCGCCTGA
- a CDS encoding GntR family transcriptional regulator, which produces MTETPPEDTVWPVQDQIAAYLRDGILNGDFPPGEALPSSRKLNERFGAAAQTIKNAMEILEREGLVYSRRGAGIFAREHRQRTMTPAEYKTPPADGGKYQWIAAAERKGMTGRSELLDVDKVVPPRLVREALGMGEGEAAVLRRQVMYLDEEPCELVEVYFPLDLTEGTPIEERRRIKGGAGRVLAEAGLPPVRCVDKVAARWPTPQQQRALKMPTKLPVLRQFRVTYSVGDRPIQAEFMIKAGHLYELEYEF; this is translated from the coding sequence GTGACAGAGACACCCCCAGAAGACACCGTCTGGCCAGTTCAGGACCAGATCGCCGCCTACCTGCGCGACGGCATCCTGAACGGCGACTTCCCCCCAGGCGAGGCGCTCCCCTCCAGCCGCAAGCTGAACGAACGATTCGGCGCCGCCGCCCAGACGATCAAGAATGCGATGGAGATCCTGGAACGCGAGGGGCTGGTCTACAGCCGTCGCGGCGCCGGCATCTTCGCTCGCGAGCACCGACAGCGCACCATGACGCCGGCGGAGTACAAGACCCCACCCGCCGATGGCGGCAAGTATCAGTGGATCGCCGCTGCGGAACGCAAGGGCATGACTGGAAGGTCCGAGCTGCTAGACGTCGACAAGGTCGTGCCGCCGCGCCTTGTCCGTGAAGCTCTCGGGATGGGTGAGGGCGAGGCCGCGGTTCTTCGTCGGCAGGTGATGTACCTCGACGAGGAGCCGTGCGAGTTGGTGGAGGTCTACTTCCCTCTCGATCTTACGGAGGGGACTCCGATCGAGGAGCGCCGACGCATCAAGGGCGGGGCGGGGCGCGTGCTCGCCGAGGCCGGCTTGCCGCCTGTGCGGTGCGTGGACAAGGTCGCTGCTCGATGGCCGACACCGCAGCAGCAGCGGGCACTGAAGATGCCGACGAAGCTGCCGGTGCTGCGTCAGTTCCGGGTGACCTACAGCGTGGGCGACCGACCTATCCAGGCGGAATTCATGATCAAGGCGGGCCACCTGTACGAGCTGGAGTACGAGTTCTGA